A genomic segment from Branchiostoma floridae strain S238N-H82 chromosome 7, Bfl_VNyyK, whole genome shotgun sequence encodes:
- the LOC118418912 gene encoding toll-like receptor Tollo, which produces MTSNPIVCDCGLYELMLNLDVAKQGALFTKTDFRDMECAFPDALSGRRVVDLKPSELWCSEECYKRPHYFCSCYEHAGKLFMSHLAPFCKLERMACPSECSCSFQGQLHSSTAPYNEKVNCAWRNLSSIPDDISNVTIILHLEGNQLIVISQAVLPQLLMIRELYLNDNNISYVGDQAFKNLLSLEILRLDGNNISELNSTVFKSLSNLRELYLNHSGVQYLAADMFQDLASLQELHLENNWLQSLPENMFDGLKKLRSLSIHGNPLHCECDVLWFTNWLRSRESFLSQGHNVSCLVNTKVKRDILSLSSAQLDCNGLQAAQARTRLIVGLSIPLVLVTIILVCVIIIVKRKEDIQVYLYARYGWRFQEEEEDEDKEYDAFLSYSQHDLDVVMHDVLPALENREPPYRVCLHHRDFLPGIPIAENIANAVNSSKRTIILLSNNFLESDWCQFEFQAAHAQMLQDRANRVIVVLLDDVPAENAPPDIQHYLNTNTYLKWGDERFWERLIYVMPRPRQHAQDMDAQNMDGDQLVLVELDHNG; this is translated from the coding sequence ATGACATCAAACCCCATAGTCTGTGACTGTGGGCTGTACGAGCTGATGCTGAACTTGGATGTGGCCAAACAAGGTGCCCTTTTCACAAAAACGGATTTCCGAGATATGGAATGTGCATTTCCCGATGCGCTCAGTGGTAGAAGGGTGGTAGATCTCAAACCTTCAGAGCTGTGGTGCTCAGAGGAGTGCTACAAGCGGCCACACTATTTCTGTTCCTGCTATGAGCATGCAGGTAAGCTGTTTATGTCCCATCTGGCCCCTTTTTGTAAGCTAGAACGAATGGCCTGTCCGTCAGAATGTTCGTGCTCCTTCCAAGGGCAGCTGCATTCGTCTACTGCTCCTTACAATGAGAAAGTGAATTGTGCCTGGAGGAACTTGTCTTCTATCCCAGATGACATTTCAAATGTCACAATAATCCTTCATTTGGAAGGGAATCAGTTGATCGTCATCAGTCAAGCCGTTCTTCCCCAACTTTTGATGATACGAGAACTTTACTTAAATGACAATAACATCTCATATGTTGGCGATCAGGCTTTCAAAAACTTACTCTCACTTGAAATCCTTCGGCTCGATGGAAACAACATCTCTGAGTTAAACAGCACGGTTTTTAAGTCCCTCTCTAATCTTCGTGAACTGTACCTAAATCATTCTGGTGTACAGTATCTAGCAGCTGATATGTTCCAAGACCTTGCAAGCTTACAAGAACTACACTTGGAGAACAACTGGCTACAGTCCCTGCCTGAAAACATGTTTGATGGTTTGAAAAAGCTGCGATCACTCAGCATTCATGGCAATCCGCTCCACTGTGAGTGTGATGTCCTGTGGTTCACAAACTGGCTGCGGAGTAGAGAGTCCTTTTTGTCTCAAGGACATAACGTGAGCTGCTTAGTAAATACAAAAGTAAAGCGGGATATTTTGAGTTTGTCGTCTGCACAACTTGACTGCAATGGCCTACAGGCCGCCCAAGCACGAACTAGGCTCATTGTAGGCCTGTCAATCCCGTTGGTTCTTGTGACGATCATTTTGGTTTGTGTGATCATCATCGTGAAACGAAAGGAAGACATCCAAGTCTACCTGTATGCCAGGTATGGATGGCGtttccaagaagaagaagaagacgaagacaAGGAGTATGACGCCTTCTTATCGTACAGTCAGCACGACTTAGACGTGGTAATGCACGACGTCTTGCCAGCACTCGAGAACAGGGAGCCGCCGTATCGCGTCTGTTTGCACCACCGCGACTTCCTCCCGGGTATCCCGATAGCAGAGAACATCGCAAACGCTGTAAACTCGAGCAAGAGAACGATCATTCTTCTGTCCAACAACTTCTTGGAGAGTGACTGGTGTCAGTTTGAATTCCAGGCTGCGCATGCGCAAATGCTGCAGGACAGGGCTAATCGCGTGATTGTGGTTTTACTGGATGACGTCCCCGCCGAAAACGCTCCTCCGGACATTCAGCATTACCTGAACACGAACACGTACCTGAAGTGGGGGGACGAGCGCTTCTGGGAACGGCTGATATACGTCATGCCGCGTCCAAGACAGCATGCGCAAGACATGGATGCGCAAAACATGGACGGGGATCAGCTAGTCTTGGTTGAGCTGGACCACAATGGGTGA